AGTTCTTAATTGCCTTTTATACGCTGCCATAAGTTCACTAGCAATTCTTTGCCATCTGATGGCGTTTTACGATTTTCTGTAATAACGGTTTGGTCTTTATCGCCTTCAATTAAAAAACTAAAAACATACGCAGTACTCGAAGGGTCTGTGCTCAGTACCCCAAAGCGCAAATCATTTAAATACACTACACCGTTCTTGTCTTGTGTAACGGTATACCAACCCTTGGTTATTTTTATAAGCCGCTGTACCTTTAGATTGTCTTTGTAATTACCAAGCAATTCATGATTTTTAGGATGGGCCGTAAATGCTATAGGCTTGCTGTCTAACAACGAATAATCTGCAATTAAGAAAGCATCTTTGGTATCGATATTGGCCGTCCATAAAATTGTGTTTAGTGGTGCAGGTTTGGTTTCAATTTCAGTATAGGCAATACCCTGCTGGTTTAAGGCTTTTTCGAATTTAAGAAACGTATATCCTTTTAGTCCCAACGTTAACAACAAGTACGTACTGCTCACCCACAGCCCTAGATTATTGTATTTCCTACGCTTGGGATCCTCACGTTTCCGCCGTAAGGCAAGAATGAGAAACAGCAAAAAGGGAAGTGTGTATAATGGGTCTATTACAAAAATATTCTTGTATGCCAGACGTAAGTCGAAAGGCCAGAATAGCTGTGTACCCCATGTGGTATGCGCATCTAGCAGCGGGTGCGTTAAAAACCCCAGAAAAAACAACCATGACCATTGTCGTGCTGAAGCATTTTTCTCCCATAACGACACTAGCCACCCAAATAAGGGAGCGGCAAAAACTGCAAATACAATAGAATGGGTAACCCCACGATGCCACTCGAGAGCAGTAACCGTGTCTACAAAGTATTTAGTTATTACATCTAAATCGGGTATAGTCCCAGCAATTGCGCCGTACAGAGCTGCTTTATTGCCTACTTTTTTACCAAGTGCGGCCTCACCAACCGCAGCGCCTAATACAATTTGAGTAAGTGAATCCATTTAGAGCGCCTCTAATTGTGCCTGTACCTTTTTAGTGAGTGATTGCACGATTAAGTCGTACGAATGATCTATTAGTTCTATAACCAATTTTGGTGGTAGGGCATCTTCAATAAAGACCGTATTCCAGTGGTGTTTATTCATGTGCCATCCCGGAATAATGAGTCCGTCGTATGCTTCTCTAAGGGTAATGGCACGTTCGGGGTCACATTTTAAATTTACTTGAGTTGGTGTTCGTTCTAGACCACATACTGCAAACATTTTATTCATGACTTTAAAGACCAATGTATGCTCATCGAAAGGAAAAGATTCTGTTACGCCTTTTTTAGCGATGCAATAATTTCTGAAATCTTCTATGTTCATTCTTTTACAATTTTGAACGACCGCTCTTCACCTTCTGTATTGGTAAGTTTGGTTAAGTACATTCCGTTACTCAGGTTTGAAACATTTAAACTTTCCGAAGTACTTAAAGTCCCCTCTTTCACAAGCTGACCACTTAGCGTAAAGATTTTATAGTCGAAATTTCCATGGTAAGGAGAATCTACTTGAAGTGTTTCTGTAAATGGGTTTGGAAACAAATTAATCTTAGTTGTTTCAAACTCACCAACATTCATTACTGAATCAGAAAAATACTCGACCACGTCTCCATTGGGTGCTCTAATCTCTACAAACGGTGTTCCAAAAGGTTCAATTACGTAATAGCTGTAGTCTAAAACCTCGGATGCATTATCTACATAGAAATTGAAATGTAGTGAATCAAAATCTGAGTTTAACGGCTCATCGCAGGTCTGGTTATCTATGGTCATATTAATAAATCCAAAAGAAGACTCATTAATTACACGTTCTATATCTGCTTCAATGGTACTGCAAATGGTAGCCGTAAAATGCGATGAGTTTTCTGCAAACACCATGAGCGACTCTTCAGGCTCTAATCCCTCTGGCAATGTAAATAACTGCCCATCAATTTGAATGTAATTAATGTACCAATCTTTATCGTAAAGTAACGGATCTGCAATTTGAGATACCATAAGTTGGCTGCTTAACATCACCAAAAGGAGTGCATATTTTTTCATAACTTCTAATTTAAAAGATTAATATCACTCTACTTTATAAGCTAATGCAGGCGCATCGTTAAAATAAACAATAAGGTTTTTGCCTGCTCTTGTCTTAATCTCGAAGGTAAGCAATTTGTCATGAATGCTGAAATCGACTAATCTTTTCTTATTCCCAAAGTCGTATGAATAAGAAATCACCTTAGGGGCGGGTGTTTTAAGCTGAAACAGGATTGCTTTCGGATTTTCAACACTGCTTACAACACCGTATCTTGGTGAGATAACATCTGCTACAACCATATCTTTTTGAATAATAAGCGGAAATTTAGCAAAGGTCTGCTTGCTTACATTTATTTCAAGAAATGCATCTTCTACCAAGTCTGGGTAATGACTTTTAATAAACTGGGTGGGTTCTGTTTTATACCAATAGTAACTGGGTTCTTTAATGAATTTCTGATTGTACTTGCCAGCCCCCCACGTTGGATCGAATAAAAACGGGTGGTCATTTATATATGCAACATTCCACATATGAATTTTCTGAAACGGCCTGCCAATATCCTTGAAATTAGTCTTTACATCGCCTCGCACTAGGTAATTATGGATGCCTTGTAACTCGCATAATTTTTCAAAGAGCATGGCATAGCCCTCACAAACGGCCACTCCTTTTTGCAAGGTTCGCTGAATTATTTTTTTGCGAGTTACCTCTTCTTTGGCGTTTCGCTCTCTATAGTTTTTAAACCTGTAATTAAACACATCATACTCATCTGGGTCGTACCTAACGTTGTTTATAATCCAGCCATAGATGGCGCGTAATTTTTCTTCGTCTGTTTTAAAATCGCGAGTAATAAATTCTGAAAGTTCGGTAACCTCATCAAACGATTTTGGGTAAAATTTTATAGTTGCATCTACCTGCTCAAAATCTTGTGCGTTTGCACCAAGACAAAGCATAAAAACTACAAAGAGACGTATGGCTATTTTCATGAGGCAATCTCTTTTTTCTGTGACTTTGTTGTATGCAAGGCTGTGTAATCTAACTTCCAATTTATGGTTTGTACCAAGGTTTCCATCAGTTTTATGGTTTCTAAGGCTTGCGATTCTGCTTCTAGAAGTAAACCACTACTCGGTATCTTATCTACGATATGCTGTTTTGCTTCTCTGTTAATTTCGGTAAGGTCTGATGCCGTAAACGGATTTGCCCAGCCTTCTTTCTTGTCGTAATATTTAAAATCTGTTTCTACGGTTAACAATTCTGGATGGGGGAAATTAGTTAATGTAATCGTTCTCGTTTTAGTATCGGCATCCATGTGTATTTTGGTGAGATCAAATCCTACATGTGCCTTGGCTTCAATAAGTACAAGCGCCTTCTTTTTACCTAAGAGAAGGTTCAGCCATTTATCTTTTACATTTTCGTAGTGGTATATTTCAGAAAAATCGCCTTCTACGGTAATAAACTTACAAACGGTACGAATACGTTCCATTAATATTACCGATTGCGAATGTGTTTTCTCCCGCTTGCGGCCTCCGCTCAATTTCAGAAGTAAAAAATATGCTACAACGGCACCAACTGCCAAGCCTATAAAAAGTAATTCCATATGATTATTTGCCTATGCTTCCTAAATGTGTGTTTTTAAAACTATCTGGGTATTTTAGTCCGTACCCTAGCATTCTATCTAAGGCAATATGAGAAAATAGCATGATTCCGCTTAGTGAGATAATTTCATTTCCATAAAAGTAACCAAAAATCATGAGTCCGATGGCGAGCGCTCTAAAATGAAAGAGGTTGTACGTAAAAGCGCCCACTCGAGGATTTACCAAATAACCTAACATGCCTACATCTGGAACGAGCAGTAATAATAAAAACCACCACCACGCGTAGTCTAACTGCGCAAAACAGCATATTCCGACGACTAACAAGGCTGCTTCTTCTAGTTTTAATAGTGTTTTCATAGTAATTTGTTTTTCAATTTTAAAAATTTCTCCTGACACATACCTAGAATCAATTTCCTTTCTTGACAAATCGTGATGGTTTAAAGAGTAATTTCAAAACATATCTATAGCTGTAATACCCAAATTTTATTCGTTACGTAATCACTTAAATATAAATACAAACTGTCTGAAGTTACTTCTGCTAGCTTAAAGGTAGAAGATTGGGTTCCAAAAAAAATCATACATCTTGTATTTACAAAAATTTATAGAGAACAGGCTTGCTGGGTGCTGCATCGTTACAAAAAGATGCCATTTGCAAGTTGAG
This Rasiella rasia DNA region includes the following protein-coding sequences:
- a CDS encoding DUF4230 domain-containing protein is translated as MELLFIGLAVGAVVAYFLLLKLSGGRKREKTHSQSVILMERIRTVCKFITVEGDFSEIYHYENVKDKWLNLLLGKKKALVLIEAKAHVGFDLTKIHMDADTKTRTITLTNFPHPELLTVETDFKYYDKKEGWANPFTASDLTEINREAKQHIVDKIPSSGLLLEAESQALETIKLMETLVQTINWKLDYTALHTTKSQKKEIAS
- a CDS encoding DUF4260 domain-containing protein; protein product: MKTLLKLEEAALLVVGICCFAQLDYAWWWFLLLLLVPDVGMLGYLVNPRVGAFTYNLFHFRALAIGLMIFGYFYGNEIISLSGIMLFSHIALDRMLGYGLKYPDSFKNTHLGSIGK
- a CDS encoding T9SS type A sorting domain-containing protein; amino-acid sequence: MKKYALLLVMLSSQLMVSQIADPLLYDKDWYINYIQIDGQLFTLPEGLEPEESLMVFAENSSHFTATICSTIEADIERVINESSFGFINMTIDNQTCDEPLNSDFDSLHFNFYVDNASEVLDYSYYVIEPFGTPFVEIRAPNGDVVEYFSDSVMNVGEFETTKINLFPNPFTETLQVDSPYHGNFDYKIFTLSGQLVKEGTLSTSESLNVSNLSNGMYLTKLTNTEGEERSFKIVKE
- a CDS encoding transglutaminase domain-containing protein, with amino-acid sequence MKIAIRLFVVFMLCLGANAQDFEQVDATIKFYPKSFDEVTELSEFITRDFKTDEEKLRAIYGWIINNVRYDPDEYDVFNYRFKNYRERNAKEEVTRKKIIQRTLQKGVAVCEGYAMLFEKLCELQGIHNYLVRGDVKTNFKDIGRPFQKIHMWNVAYINDHPFLFDPTWGAGKYNQKFIKEPSYYWYKTEPTQFIKSHYPDLVEDAFLEINVSKQTFAKFPLIIQKDMVVADVISPRYGVVSSVENPKAILFQLKTPAPKVISYSYDFGNKKRLVDFSIHDKLLTFEIKTRAGKNLIVYFNDAPALAYKVE
- a CDS encoding metal-dependent hydrolase, which encodes MDSLTQIVLGAAVGEAALGKKVGNKAALYGAIAGTIPDLDVITKYFVDTVTALEWHRGVTHSIVFAVFAAPLFGWLVSLWEKNASARQWSWLFFLGFLTHPLLDAHTTWGTQLFWPFDLRLAYKNIFVIDPLYTLPFLLFLILALRRKREDPKRRKYNNLGLWVSSTYLLLTLGLKGYTFLKFEKALNQQGIAYTEIETKPAPLNTILWTANIDTKDAFLIADYSLLDSKPIAFTAHPKNHELLGNYKDNLKVQRLIKITKGWYTVTQDKNGVVYLNDLRFGVLSTDPSSTAYVFSFLIEGDKDQTVITENRKTPSDGKELLVNLWQRIKGN
- a CDS encoding MmcQ/YjbR family DNA-binding protein — its product is MNIEDFRNYCIAKKGVTESFPFDEHTLVFKVMNKMFAVCGLERTPTQVNLKCDPERAITLREAYDGLIIPGWHMNKHHWNTVFIEDALPPKLVIELIDHSYDLIVQSLTKKVQAQLEAL